The genomic stretch AAAACCCAAGAAAAGTCTACCGACCAAACGGAGACTAAAATGGAAGAAACAACTCCAGTGAAAACTGAAACCATGGAGGCCAAAGAAGTATCTTTGGAAGTGAAAACAACCGGAGAACTGATGACCGATATGGCTTTTGAGCCTAAGCGATTGGAGGTTCCGGCAGGAGCCAAGGTGAAAGTAACTCTTATGAATACGGCTAAAAGTGAGGCAATGATTCACAATTTTGTGCTTATCAATGCCGGTACTCAAGAAGAAGTGGCTACGCAAGCCCTGGAAGCTGGCCCTGATAAAGATTATATATCAGAAAATAGCAATGTGCTAGCTGCTACTAGTATGGCTAATCCAGGCGAAACTGTGGTAGTGGAATTTACAGCTCCTACTAAAGCGGGTACATACCAATACATTTGTACTTATCCGGGACACACCGCTATGAAAGGTGTTTTCTTGGTAAAGTAAAACAGTAGTTTACTGCTGAATAGAACTAGCTCCCGTCCATTTGGATGGGAGTTTTTTTATGAGCCAAAAGCTCAAAAGTCCTCCAACACCAGATTTTATAAGTAAGCCTGGCAAAAGCCTGATTATTCCGTCTACGAGCTCACCACCATAATTACCGTAAGCTACAATGGCCCCAGGGATTAAT from Owenweeksia hongkongensis DSM 17368 encodes the following:
- a CDS encoding plastocyanin/azurin family copper-binding protein, whose protein sequence is MKRIISMLVITAFMASCGGGDADANKTQEKSTDQTETKMEETTPVKTETMEAKEVSLEVKTTGELMTDMAFEPKRLEVPAGAKVKVTLMNTAKSEAMIHNFVLINAGTQEEVATQALEAGPDKDYISENSNVLAATSMANPGETVVVEFTAPTKAGTYQYICTYPGHTAMKGVFLVK